One Bradysia coprophila strain Holo2 chromosome IV unlocalized genomic scaffold, BU_Bcop_v1 contig_144, whole genome shotgun sequence DNA window includes the following coding sequences:
- the LOC119071293 gene encoding uncharacterized protein LOC119071293: protein MARLPPHLENWFYLLSQSWSPALRYHRKWGQKNPKQFCYWTLHGLWLNESGLGKLDYTFDPPQADFRTKLNQDPECLQRLNTVCPSLLPGQSNEQHQDRKVIKHGTCVMHYAAQDGIEELSDGKGYLCTAARLATEFNMSRYLKNTAIGKEYAVQDLISPIYDETKRVPYIHFLTNGGVNYLSEIYLFFNRHLNLISSPVRNHGWNTKVVYLGCDNNTHALQLPEHTSAAAQTDKAQPDEAQGCTCAHNTKKTLGHKQ, encoded by the exons ATGGCCAGACTCCCGCCACATCT TGAAAACTGGTTTTATTTGTTAAGTCAATCTTGGTCGCCGGCACTAAGATATCACCGTAAATGGGGACAGAAGAATCCTAAACAGTTTTGTTATTGGACCCTACATGGTCTGTGGTTAAACGAATCCGGACTGGGAAAGCTTGACTATACGTTCGATCCGCCACAAGCTGATTTCCGGACGAAACTAAATCAAGATCCTGAATGTTTACAAAGATTGAATACTGTTTGCCCCAGTTTGCTTCCAG GACAATCAAATGAACAGCATCAAGATAGAAAAGTCATAAAGCATGGTACTTGCGTTATGCATTATGCTGCTCAAGACGGTATCGAAGAGTTGAGCGATGGTAAAGGATATTTATGCACAGCTGCCAGATTGGCCACAGAATTTAATATGAGCCGGTACCTAAAAAATACCGCGATTGGAAAAGAATACGCTGTACAAGATTTGATCAGCCCTATTTACGATGAAACTAAAAGAGTGCCTTATATCCACTTCTTAACTAACGGCGGAGTGAACTATTTGTCAGAAATCTATTTATTCTTTAACCGGCATTTAAATCTTATAAGTAGTCCAGTCCGAAATCACGGCTGGAATACGAAAGTGGTGTATTTGGGATGCGATAACAACACCCACGCGTTACAACTACCGGAACACACATCGGCTGCAGCTCAAACGGATAAAGCTCAACCGGATGAAGCTCAGGGTTGTACTTGCGCtcataatacaaaaaaaacattgggTCACAAGCAATAA